Proteins from one Chitinophaga oryzae genomic window:
- a CDS encoding metallophosphoesterase: MSNPIKRALARLVIRMSDRLSSRPDKNAVFKSLSQLHDRILKGKKDSGLLVPFDLQQGRFIIFSDQHKGCRDAADDFKSAADNYIEALQHYYDHGYTLINLGDCEELWENKPSAVLQHNSPPLQAEARFLQKKRYYRIFGNHDLEWHYVVPRRQFLQPLFGKKLRVYEGLILQTQYNGNAHGIFLAHGHQGDKRSDGNAFSKWFVAAIWTPVQRLLDIHPDTLSESFDLVDAHNIIMYEWSVQLPRTLFISGHTHKPVFASLDHIDRLSKQLERAMADNDQTTIAALQTELRRRQEEYAGKQFVKTMAYPTYFNTGCCCFSDGDITGIEIADGFVRLIKWSAKNNTAANRSVLEEAPLYYLFDQLQP, encoded by the coding sequence TTGTCAAATCCAATTAAAAGAGCACTGGCCCGGCTGGTGATCCGGATGTCCGACCGCCTGTCGTCCCGCCCGGATAAAAATGCGGTATTCAAATCCCTGTCGCAGCTGCACGACCGTATCCTGAAAGGGAAAAAGGACAGCGGCCTGCTGGTGCCGTTTGACCTGCAACAGGGCCGTTTCATTATTTTCTCCGACCAGCATAAAGGCTGCCGCGATGCTGCCGATGACTTCAAAAGCGCGGCTGACAACTATATTGAAGCATTACAGCACTATTACGATCATGGCTATACGCTGATCAACCTGGGCGATTGCGAGGAGCTCTGGGAAAACAAACCATCGGCTGTTCTGCAGCACAACAGCCCTCCCCTGCAGGCGGAAGCACGCTTTCTGCAGAAGAAACGCTACTACCGCATCTTCGGCAACCACGACCTGGAGTGGCACTACGTGGTGCCCCGCCGCCAGTTCCTGCAACCGCTGTTCGGAAAAAAACTGAGGGTTTACGAGGGACTGATACTGCAAACACAATATAACGGCAACGCCCACGGTATTTTCCTGGCGCATGGCCATCAGGGCGATAAACGCAGCGATGGCAACGCTTTCAGCAAATGGTTCGTGGCAGCCATCTGGACGCCGGTACAACGGCTCCTGGATATACACCCCGATACGCTGTCGGAATCCTTTGACCTTGTAGACGCCCACAATATCATCATGTATGAATGGAGCGTGCAACTACCGCGCACGTTATTCATCTCAGGCCATACCCACAAACCAGTCTTTGCATCGCTGGACCATATCGACCGGCTCAGCAAACAACTGGAGCGGGCCATGGCCGACAACGACCAGACCACCATTGCCGCGTTGCAAACCGAACTGCGCCGGCGACAGGAGGAATATGCGGGTAAACAGTTCGTTAAAACGATGGCGTACCCCACCTATTTCAATACCGGCTGTTGCTGCTTCAGCGATGGCGACATTACAGGCATAGAGATCGCCGACGGCTTCGTCCGCCTCATCAAATGGAGCGCTAAAAACAATACAGCAGCCAATCGTAGTGTGCTGGAAGAAGCACCGCTGTACTACCTTTTTGATCAGCTCCAACCATAA
- a CDS encoding SnoaL-like domain-containing protein yields MTIQEIAQRLAAYCEKEDYTGAHKELYAEDAISIEPEAMGGFEKETKGLQNIIRKGEMFMDLIEASYGVKISPPLIAGNAIAFTLTMDTKFKGRERGTFEELCVYVVKDGKIISEQFFL; encoded by the coding sequence ATGACAATCCAGGAAATCGCCCAACGCCTTGCGGCTTACTGCGAAAAAGAAGATTACACGGGCGCCCACAAAGAACTGTATGCGGAAGATGCCATCAGCATTGAACCGGAAGCCATGGGTGGCTTTGAGAAAGAAACCAAAGGCCTGCAAAATATCATCCGTAAGGGAGAGATGTTCATGGACCTGATAGAAGCATCCTACGGCGTAAAAATATCGCCACCGCTGATCGCCGGTAATGCTATCGCTTTCACGCTCACCATGGATACGAAATTTAAAGGCAGGGAGCGGGGCACTTTCGAAGAGCTCTGTGTATATGTGGTAAAAGACGGAAAAATCATTTCAGAACAATTCTTCCTCTAG
- a CDS encoding 3-oxoacyl-ACP synthase III family protein: MNTTNTIIKGSGSFIPAVAKLNRDFIPNRFYDAQQVAIDTPGEEIVNKFRQITGIGERRYVTDDQHTSEIAAWAAQKALEDAGTDPETIDQLIVAHNFGDVEQGSIQSGAVPSLAARVKHILGIRNPNCVAYDILFGCPGWLQGVIQADAFIRAGVAKRCLVIGAEVLSRVLDGHDRDSMIFSDGAGAMVLEAAEATAGGPGILAAAAQTYAIQELNYISTGVSNSPEDDSGIKYVKMQGRRVYEFALKHVPEAIKACIDATGIPISQIKKIFIHQANEKLDEAIIKALYKLYDLTPDLASVMPMNIHELGNSSVATIPTLFDMVRKGALPEHTLHPGDVIVFASVGAGMNINAVCYRM; the protein is encoded by the coding sequence TTGAACACGACCAACACTATTATCAAAGGATCTGGCAGCTTTATTCCCGCAGTCGCTAAACTGAACAGGGACTTTATTCCCAATCGCTTTTATGATGCCCAGCAGGTGGCTATTGATACACCGGGCGAAGAAATTGTCAATAAGTTCCGGCAGATCACCGGCATTGGAGAGCGCCGTTATGTAACGGACGATCAGCATACCTCCGAAATTGCAGCATGGGCTGCGCAAAAGGCGCTGGAAGACGCCGGCACAGACCCGGAAACCATCGATCAGCTGATCGTGGCGCATAACTTCGGGGACGTGGAACAGGGTTCTATACAGTCGGGTGCCGTGCCTTCACTGGCGGCCCGTGTGAAACACATTCTCGGTATCCGTAACCCCAACTGCGTGGCCTACGATATCCTCTTCGGCTGCCCCGGCTGGTTGCAGGGCGTGATACAAGCTGATGCCTTCATCCGCGCAGGCGTCGCCAAACGTTGCCTCGTCATCGGGGCAGAAGTGCTGAGCCGCGTGCTGGACGGCCACGACCGTGACAGTATGATCTTCAGCGATGGCGCAGGCGCCATGGTGCTGGAAGCCGCCGAAGCAACAGCCGGCGGGCCGGGCATCCTCGCGGCCGCCGCACAAACCTACGCGATACAGGAATTAAACTACATCAGTACCGGCGTCTCCAACTCCCCGGAGGACGACAGCGGTATTAAATACGTAAAAATGCAGGGGCGGCGGGTGTACGAGTTCGCCCTCAAACATGTGCCGGAAGCCATCAAAGCCTGCATCGACGCCACCGGTATTCCCATCTCGCAGATAAAGAAAATATTTATCCACCAGGCCAATGAAAAGCTGGATGAAGCCATCATCAAAGCGCTGTACAAACTGTACGACCTCACACCGGACCTGGCCAGCGTTATGCCCATGAATATTCATGAGCTGGGCAACAGTTCCGTGGCTACCATTCCCACCCTGTTCGACATGGTCCGCAAAGGCGCGCTGCCGGAACATACCCTGCATCCGGGCGACGTGATCGTGTTTGCGTCAGTAGGCGCCGGGATGAACATCAACGCGGTTTGTTACCGGATGTAG
- a CDS encoding VOC family protein, translated as MLKHSGAFSSFSVNDLQQAKQFYQDKVGLDVAETAEGLELKVDSGPKVFLYPKPNHEPATFTVLNFVVDNVDDAVEQLTQKGIRFLQYEGEIGTDEKGIFRDKERGMAIAWFADPAGNIISVLQQ; from the coding sequence ATGCTTAAACATTCAGGGGCTTTCAGCAGCTTTTCCGTCAATGATCTGCAACAGGCTAAACAGTTTTACCAGGACAAAGTAGGCTTGGATGTCGCCGAAACCGCCGAAGGACTGGAGTTAAAGGTGGACAGCGGACCTAAAGTGTTTCTCTATCCCAAGCCAAATCATGAACCGGCGACTTTCACCGTGCTGAATTTTGTTGTAGACAATGTGGACGATGCTGTGGAACAGCTTACGCAGAAAGGCATCCGCTTCCTGCAATATGAAGGTGAAATAGGGACCGATGAAAAAGGTATTTTCAGGGATAAAGAGCGGGGCATGGCTATCGCCTGGTTTGCAGACCCGGCAGGGAATATTATCTCTGTACTCCAACAATAG
- a CDS encoding sterol desaturase family protein, protein MAIFHTLYQEVISFLGIGNLLELYRTGNYSSLLTLNGILWVISPVIPFLLLIEVARALIYKRFKIEDYKIPFLIFVLNRFISRFISIAAIAFCIGVFEKIAPFQTTFTWYWFIYGYVVWEFAHFIYHYLGHKVRIFWCLHSTHHAPVAMNLSVTYAHFFLEAPYADVIRTSICILAGVNPPMLFLIMFIDGTWGAFIHVGENILPDGRMGFLNRIILTPSYHRVHHAKNPEYMDTNFCNLLNIWDKVFGTFQPEKKEVSIQYGITREMDPGNLLDVYFGELYCLWKDIRRAPGIVNKLLYIVMPPGWSHTGDHKTAKVVKKAYREEMSAAAV, encoded by the coding sequence ATGGCCATTTTCCACACTTTGTACCAGGAGGTGATTTCTTTCCTGGGTATCGGAAACCTGCTTGAACTGTACCGTACCGGCAACTATTCCTCATTGCTCACGCTGAACGGTATCCTTTGGGTGATTTCACCGGTGATACCTTTTCTACTGCTGATAGAAGTTGCCCGCGCACTGATCTACAAGCGTTTTAAGATAGAAGACTACAAAATTCCTTTTTTGATCTTTGTGCTTAATCGATTTATCTCCCGGTTTATTTCCATCGCCGCCATTGCTTTTTGTATCGGGGTGTTTGAAAAAATAGCGCCTTTTCAGACCACGTTTACCTGGTACTGGTTTATCTACGGCTACGTGGTATGGGAGTTCGCACATTTTATCTATCATTACCTGGGGCATAAGGTCCGTATTTTCTGGTGCCTGCATTCCACGCACCACGCGCCGGTAGCGATGAACCTGTCTGTTACCTATGCGCACTTTTTTTTGGAGGCGCCGTATGCAGATGTGATCCGTACTTCTATTTGTATACTGGCCGGCGTGAACCCGCCGATGCTGTTCCTGATTATGTTTATAGACGGTACCTGGGGCGCCTTTATCCATGTGGGGGAGAACATCCTGCCCGACGGCAGGATGGGGTTTCTGAACCGGATCATTCTTACACCGTCGTATCACCGGGTGCATCACGCGAAGAACCCGGAATATATGGATACCAATTTCTGTAACCTGCTCAATATATGGGACAAGGTATTCGGTACTTTCCAGCCGGAGAAGAAAGAGGTCAGCATACAATATGGTATCACGCGCGAGATGGACCCGGGGAATTTGCTGGATGTGTATTTTGGGGAATTGTACTGTTTGTGGAAAGATATCCGCAGGGCGCCGGGAATTGTCAACAAACTGCTGTATATCGTTATGCCACCGGGATGGAGCCATACCGGTGATCATAAGACGGCGAAGGTGGTTAAAAAAGCGTACCGGGAAGAGATGTCGGCGGCTGCAGTCTGA
- a CDS encoding glucosamine-6-phosphate deaminase yields MKIIRSNNPQELGTSAGQDAAALINQAIHEKGQANVILATGTSQFETLRELITADIEWSKVVMFHLDEYIGLPVTHPASFRKYLKERFLQQVSPLKAAYLIDGETDPEAEIARLAALIQAHPIDVALVGVGENGHLAFNDPPADFTTKAPYLVVNLDEACRQQQANEGWFATAADVPAQAISMSVHQIMLSKQIICSVPGERKARAVKNSLEQPVSNLFPASILQQHPHCTFYLDTAAAALLA; encoded by the coding sequence ATGAAAATCATCCGATCCAACAACCCGCAGGAATTGGGGACGTCAGCCGGCCAGGATGCGGCTGCCCTGATCAACCAGGCTATCCATGAAAAAGGACAGGCGAATGTTATCCTCGCCACCGGTACCAGTCAGTTTGAAACCCTTCGTGAGCTGATAACGGCCGATATCGAATGGAGCAAGGTGGTGATGTTCCACCTCGACGAATACATCGGGCTGCCGGTGACCCACCCGGCCAGCTTCCGGAAATACCTGAAAGAACGTTTTCTGCAGCAGGTTAGCCCGCTGAAAGCCGCTTACCTGATCGACGGGGAAACAGACCCGGAGGCGGAAATAGCCCGGCTGGCGGCTTTGATACAGGCGCATCCTATTGATGTAGCGCTGGTAGGCGTAGGAGAAAATGGTCACCTCGCTTTCAATGATCCTCCGGCTGATTTTACCACCAAAGCGCCTTACCTGGTGGTGAACCTGGACGAAGCCTGCCGGCAGCAGCAGGCCAACGAAGGATGGTTCGCAACCGCGGCCGATGTGCCGGCACAGGCCATCAGCATGTCGGTACACCAGATCATGTTATCTAAACAGATCATCTGTTCAGTGCCTGGCGAAAGAAAGGCCAGGGCTGTCAAAAACAGCCTGGAACAGCCGGTCAGCAACCTGTTCCCGGCCAGTATTCTGCAACAACACCCGCATTGTACTTTTTATCTCGATACTGCAGCAGCGGCACTGCTGGCATAA
- a CDS encoding alpha/beta hydrolase family protein: MLNTIAQFFMVMSSLFLAVGRPLPRVLPAEREDIAVRQLKLEAAAAFQRHTTLPQTTEGWTAWRQELRERIVRETGMQEDHTLPLDTKETGRIQRQGYSIRNIAFQTRPGVYATANLYMPDGPGPFPAVINMHGHWPGARTGDMVQATAHELASHGYICLNIDAWGAGERTTTPGTAEYHGANLGASLMNAGVTLMGMQLTDNIRGVDLLCSLPQTDKKRIGATGASGGGNQTMWLTAMDERVKAAVPVVSVGTFEAYILNSNCVCELLPSGLTFTEEAGILAMAAPRALKICNAEKDASKSFYPSEMLRSYKAAMPLFQLLKAGDRLQYQLFDTTHGYWPEIRSTMLGWFDQHLKHTGNGDAVPLPNTALLPERQLLTFPALQRDSNVLSTAAWCRQAGSEWRANMLGHDRLDVKEKRAALKAVLKAEQPLQLKKLHTYTPEEGWDRLALETTDGELLPLLHRKPRKRENGYVVLSHSGGKDSIPSDRIDALLAQGYGLVLADLWGTGEQSSETATKTDGSLPRFHTLSRSALWLGHTLQGKWANDLRLLTGFLRSHYGVKRIILEGYKETGMASLFAAAMESGVHKVVAHNSPVSYQFANRQGVDYFNMAIHVPGILPWGDVSLAAALTGREVELIAPVDMSGNPVGGLPLKFYRDEFQELRKRCRQRGQLIVRTTDNNDNVEK; encoded by the coding sequence ATGTTGAATACGATAGCGCAGTTTTTCATGGTCATGTCTTCGCTTTTTCTGGCTGTAGGGCGGCCGTTGCCCAGAGTGCTTCCTGCTGAACGGGAGGATATTGCCGTCAGGCAGCTGAAGCTGGAAGCTGCTGCCGCCTTTCAGCGGCATACCACGCTTCCGCAAACCACCGAAGGGTGGACCGCCTGGCGGCAGGAGCTGCGGGAAAGGATTGTCCGGGAAACCGGTATGCAGGAAGACCATACGTTGCCGCTCGATACAAAAGAAACCGGCCGTATACAGCGGCAGGGATACAGCATCCGTAATATCGCTTTCCAGACCCGGCCCGGTGTATACGCTACCGCCAATCTGTATATGCCGGACGGTCCGGGTCCCTTCCCCGCGGTAATCAATATGCACGGCCACTGGCCCGGCGCCCGCACCGGTGATATGGTGCAGGCCACCGCCCATGAACTGGCCAGCCACGGCTATATCTGCCTGAATATCGATGCCTGGGGCGCAGGAGAGCGGACCACCACGCCCGGTACGGCTGAATACCACGGCGCTAACCTCGGCGCCTCCCTGATGAACGCCGGCGTCACACTGATGGGCATGCAGCTGACCGACAATATACGCGGGGTAGACCTGCTGTGCAGCCTGCCGCAGACAGACAAAAAACGGATCGGCGCCACCGGCGCCAGCGGCGGCGGTAACCAGACCATGTGGCTAACGGCCATGGATGAACGGGTTAAAGCCGCAGTACCGGTGGTCAGCGTAGGTACCTTCGAAGCGTATATCCTTAACAGTAACTGTGTCTGCGAGCTGCTGCCTTCCGGCCTCACCTTCACCGAAGAAGCCGGCATCCTCGCTATGGCGGCGCCCAGGGCGCTGAAAATATGCAACGCGGAAAAAGACGCCAGCAAATCCTTCTATCCTTCGGAGATGCTGCGCAGCTATAAAGCGGCCATGCCGCTGTTTCAACTGCTGAAGGCCGGCGACCGCCTGCAGTACCAGCTCTTTGATACCACCCACGGCTACTGGCCGGAGATACGCAGTACCATGCTGGGATGGTTTGATCAGCACCTGAAACATACCGGCAACGGCGACGCGGTACCGCTGCCCAATACGGCATTGCTGCCCGAACGGCAGCTGCTCACGTTCCCCGCGTTACAGCGGGACAGTAATGTGCTCAGCACCGCCGCCTGGTGCCGCCAGGCTGGCAGCGAATGGCGCGCTAACATGCTGGGACATGACCGCCTCGACGTAAAAGAAAAAAGGGCCGCTTTAAAAGCTGTGCTGAAAGCGGAACAACCACTGCAACTGAAAAAATTACATACCTATACGCCGGAAGAGGGATGGGACAGGCTGGCGCTGGAGACAACAGACGGAGAACTGCTGCCGCTGCTGCACCGCAAACCCCGCAAAAGGGAAAACGGTTATGTGGTGCTGAGCCACAGCGGCGGGAAAGACAGTATCCCTTCCGACCGCATAGACGCGCTGCTGGCACAGGGTTATGGCCTGGTGCTGGCCGACCTGTGGGGTACCGGTGAACAAAGCTCCGAAACGGCCACTAAAACCGATGGCAGCCTGCCACGCTTTCATACCTTGTCACGCAGCGCCCTCTGGCTGGGGCATACCCTGCAAGGTAAATGGGCCAACGATCTGCGGTTGCTAACCGGCTTCCTCCGCAGCCATTACGGGGTAAAACGCATCATCCTTGAAGGATACAAGGAAACCGGTATGGCCAGCCTTTTCGCCGCTGCGATGGAAAGCGGCGTGCACAAAGTGGTGGCACATAACAGCCCCGTCAGTTACCAGTTCGCCAACAGGCAGGGCGTCGATTATTTTAACATGGCCATCCACGTGCCCGGCATCCTGCCATGGGGCGACGTGTCGCTGGCCGCCGCGCTCACCGGCCGGGAGGTGGAGCTGATAGCGCCGGTAGACATGTCCGGCAACCCGGTCGGCGGACTACCGCTTAAATTCTACCGCGATGAGTTCCAGGAACTGCGCAAACGCTGCCGCCAGCGCGGACAGCTCATCGTCCGCACCACAGATAACAACGATAACGTCGAAAAATAA
- a CDS encoding alpha/beta fold hydrolase: MRKFSILLTLLLSATLLSSSQSTDSIRTSWGHLYYHRYGKGEPILVLSGGPGNSCLQQAGVAAELGKTHQAILLEQRGTGLSIPVPMDSTTINLKAAVDDVRLLLDHLHLPRVTIYGHSWGAMLAMNFAVTYPQRVRKLVLACPGYYKFDPGFFATHINNLKVRMGLSEIGRYDSLDKKLKANQATKADSAEYNRIIRMSYIFDKRMIDSMLKQIDVAPSNTTMQGLMIQDLNRIHYDLSKTLPRYKGPMYVIGGAQDALSFYTYELKQVHPSAILYWIQGSGHFPMFEQQQAFFETLKKTL; this comes from the coding sequence ATGAGAAAATTTTCTATCCTGCTGACTTTACTATTGTCTGCAACCCTGCTCAGCTCCTCCCAGTCGACCGACTCCATCCGTACCTCCTGGGGCCACCTGTACTATCACCGCTACGGCAAAGGAGAACCTATTCTGGTACTATCCGGCGGACCGGGCAACTCCTGCCTGCAACAGGCGGGGGTAGCAGCGGAACTGGGAAAAACGCACCAGGCCATCCTGCTGGAACAAAGAGGTACAGGCCTTTCTATACCCGTGCCGATGGACTCCACCACCATCAACCTGAAAGCGGCTGTTGACGACGTGCGCCTGCTGCTGGACCACCTGCACCTCCCCCGCGTGACCATCTACGGCCACTCCTGGGGCGCCATGCTGGCCATGAACTTCGCCGTCACCTACCCGCAACGCGTCAGAAAACTGGTACTGGCATGCCCCGGTTATTACAAATTCGATCCCGGCTTTTTTGCCACCCACATCAACAACCTGAAGGTCAGAATGGGCCTGTCGGAGATCGGCCGTTATGATTCGCTCGACAAAAAACTCAAAGCAAACCAGGCCACCAAAGCAGATTCAGCGGAATATAACCGCATCATCCGCATGTCCTACATCTTTGACAAAAGGATGATCGACAGCATGCTGAAACAAATCGACGTGGCGCCTTCCAACACTACCATGCAGGGTCTCATGATCCAGGACCTGAACCGCATCCACTATGATCTGAGTAAAACACTGCCCCGGTACAAAGGCCCTATGTATGTGATCGGCGGTGCACAGGATGCCCTGTCGTTCTATACGTACGAGCTGAAACAGGTACACCCCTCAGCCATCCTTTACTGGATACAGGGCTCCGGCCACTTCCCCATGTTCGAACAACAGCAGGCTTTCTTCGAAACGCTGAAAAAAACTCTGTGA
- a CDS encoding Gfo/Idh/MocA family oxidoreductase: MKNNRRDFLKLAGLAGIGLTGSAVLPGIGTAHAAGIPDNLLQQAQQARKQRFNMCGYAAPKIDTVRIGYVGLGNRGGAAVERITWLQGIEVKALCDIRPEKIAEAKKRIANSGYHPHEYTGSADAWKKMCERDDIDLIYIATPWELHTPIAVYAMEHGKHVATEIPAAYTLEDCWRLVETSERTRKHCVMLENCCYDFFELLTLNMARQGFFGEIIHCEGAYIHDIFESMFDRTKRYDNWRLRENAKHNGNLYPTHGLGPVCQVLNINRGDSMEYLVSVSSNDFMMHDRAVELAAKDNFFQQFTKAHFRGNMNVSTIRTRKGKTIMVQHDVTSPRPYSRIHLVSGTKATAQKYPLPARISTSHEGWLSDDEFKKLEEQYMPAIVRKVGEMAKQVGGHGGMDFMMDWRLIDCLRNGLPMDMDVYDAATWSAVWPLSEWSVNHRSNSIDVPDFTGGSWKKNQPVDISLAQGGTTGVMKKK, encoded by the coding sequence ATGAAAAATAACCGCAGGGATTTTCTCAAACTGGCAGGCCTCGCCGGTATCGGTCTTACCGGCAGCGCCGTACTGCCGGGCATCGGAACAGCTCACGCCGCCGGCATACCGGACAACCTGCTGCAACAGGCGCAACAAGCCCGTAAGCAACGCTTTAATATGTGCGGCTATGCCGCCCCTAAAATTGATACCGTTCGCATCGGTTACGTCGGACTGGGCAACAGGGGCGGGGCAGCCGTGGAACGTATCACCTGGCTGCAGGGCATCGAAGTAAAAGCCCTCTGCGACATCCGCCCGGAGAAAATAGCAGAAGCCAAAAAACGGATCGCCAACAGCGGTTATCACCCCCACGAATACACGGGGTCTGCCGACGCCTGGAAAAAAATGTGCGAACGGGATGACATCGACCTGATATATATCGCCACGCCGTGGGAACTGCATACGCCCATCGCCGTATATGCCATGGAACATGGCAAACATGTGGCCACGGAAATACCGGCCGCCTATACGCTGGAAGACTGCTGGCGCCTCGTGGAAACATCCGAACGCACCCGCAAACACTGCGTGATGCTGGAGAACTGCTGCTACGATTTCTTTGAACTGCTCACGCTCAATATGGCGCGCCAGGGTTTCTTCGGAGAAATCATCCACTGCGAAGGCGCCTATATCCATGATATCTTCGAAAGCATGTTCGACAGAACAAAACGGTATGACAACTGGCGCCTCCGCGAAAATGCCAAACATAACGGTAACCTCTATCCCACGCACGGACTGGGGCCGGTATGCCAGGTGCTCAATATCAACCGGGGCGACAGCATGGAGTACCTGGTGTCTGTTTCCTCCAATGATTTTATGATGCATGACCGCGCCGTGGAACTGGCAGCGAAAGACAATTTCTTTCAGCAGTTCACCAAAGCGCATTTCAGGGGTAACATGAACGTATCCACGATCCGCACCCGCAAAGGCAAAACCATTATGGTGCAGCATGACGTGACCTCCCCGCGGCCTTACTCCCGCATTCACCTGGTCAGCGGCACCAAAGCCACGGCACAGAAATATCCGCTGCCCGCCCGTATCTCCACCAGCCACGAAGGATGGCTCAGCGACGACGAGTTCAAAAAACTGGAAGAGCAGTATATGCCGGCCATCGTCCGCAAAGTGGGAGAGATGGCCAAACAGGTAGGAGGCCACGGCGGTATGGACTTTATGATGGACTGGCGCCTGATAGACTGCCTGCGTAACGGTCTGCCGATGGACATGGACGTTTATGACGCCGCCACCTGGAGCGCCGTATGGCCCCTCAGCGAATGGTCCGTCAACCACCGCTCCAATTCCATTGATGTCCCTGACTTCACCGGGGGATCGTGGAAGAAAAACCAGCCGGTAGATATCTCCCTGGCACAGGGCGGCACCACCGGTGTAATGAAGAAAAAGTGA
- a CDS encoding SusD/RagB family nutrient-binding outer membrane lipoprotein produces the protein MKKQFRYILPLVMAAALNGCTKNFDELNTNPGTLTEAGLREMPFMFSKAQSAAAVNQGYYQTTQNLYADLYAQYFALNTTSFQTDRYLINDGWLPRPGIVTYVQTVPQLRTIFENAQPASGEYALAEIMWVYVFHHMTDYFGPVPYFDAGKAQDVIAYDAQDKIYDDFFKRLDHAVKALQQAGVSNVFGNYDLIYGGDVQQWIRFANTLRLRLALRISRVQPDRAKQEAEAAVAAGVMTDITHTAKLKRSLSGNDGNGLARVASYNEFSMSSTMLSYLKGYNDPRMNKMYQPAVGNGAFRSVRNGSPAVALNNPLNQADQTSNAGTYWATWNGTAWLPLLEASQTVLYAAEAYFLRAEGAVNGWNMGGAAQALYEKGIETSMQQWGVTDAAVINAYKQSAALPAAPGDVANSPAVADIPVKFGTAANVQRQQIGTQKWIAIYPDGMEGWAEFRRSGYPKMYPVLQSDNADLPAGAFIKRLPYPSAEATTNGAELKKGIQLLGGPDNAATRLWWDVE, from the coding sequence ATGAAAAAACAATTCCGATATATTCTTCCGCTGGTAATGGCTGCTGCACTGAACGGCTGTACCAAAAATTTCGATGAACTGAATACCAATCCCGGCACACTTACCGAGGCAGGTCTCAGGGAAATGCCGTTTATGTTCTCCAAAGCCCAGTCGGCTGCCGCCGTTAACCAGGGCTATTACCAGACCACGCAGAACCTGTACGCCGATCTGTATGCTCAATATTTTGCGCTGAATACCACCAGCTTCCAGACCGACCGTTACCTGATCAACGACGGCTGGCTGCCGCGTCCGGGGATTGTGACCTACGTGCAGACCGTCCCCCAGCTACGCACCATCTTTGAAAATGCCCAGCCCGCCTCCGGGGAATATGCGCTGGCCGAAATCATGTGGGTGTACGTGTTTCATCATATGACTGATTATTTCGGGCCGGTACCGTATTTTGATGCCGGTAAAGCACAGGACGTGATCGCCTACGACGCGCAGGACAAGATCTACGATGATTTTTTCAAACGGCTGGACCATGCCGTGAAAGCCCTGCAACAGGCGGGCGTCAGCAATGTGTTCGGCAATTATGACCTGATCTATGGCGGCGACGTGCAGCAGTGGATACGGTTCGCCAATACGTTGCGGCTGCGGCTGGCGTTGCGTATTTCCCGGGTACAGCCCGACAGGGCCAAACAGGAAGCCGAAGCGGCTGTTGCTGCCGGCGTAATGACAGATATTACGCATACGGCTAAACTAAAACGCTCGCTCAGCGGTAACGATGGCAACGGTTTGGCCAGGGTAGCTTCCTATAACGAGTTTAGCATGAGTTCCACCATGTTGTCTTATCTAAAAGGATATAATGATCCGCGGATGAACAAAATGTACCAGCCGGCCGTTGGAAACGGCGCCTTCAGGAGCGTGCGTAACGGCTCCCCGGCAGTGGCGCTCAATAACCCGCTGAACCAGGCAGACCAAACTTCCAACGCGGGCACTTACTGGGCTACCTGGAACGGTACCGCATGGCTGCCCCTGCTGGAAGCTTCCCAGACGGTGCTCTATGCTGCAGAAGCTTATTTCCTGCGGGCAGAAGGGGCTGTCAACGGCTGGAATATGGGCGGTGCCGCGCAGGCGCTCTATGAAAAAGGGATTGAGACAAGCATGCAGCAGTGGGGCGTTACAGACGCTGCTGTCATCAATGCCTATAAACAGTCCGCCGCCCTGCCTGCGGCGCCGGGCGATGTCGCCAATTCGCCGGCTGTGGCCGACATCCCGGTGAAATTCGGGACGGCGGCCAATGTGCAACGGCAGCAGATCGGCACGCAGAAATGGATCGCCATCTATCCCGACGGGATGGAAGGGTGGGCTGAGTTCCGCCGCAGCGGTTACCCGAAGATGTACCCGGTATTGCAGTCAGATAATGCAGACCTGCCTGCCGGCGCCTTTATCAAACGGTTGCCTTATCCTTCAGCAGAAGCAACCACCAACGGCGCCGAGCTGAAGAAAGGGATACAGCTGCTGGGAGGCCCCGATAACGCCGCCACCCGGTTGTGGTGGGACGTAGAATAG